Within Citrus sinensis cultivar Valencia sweet orange chromosome 1, DVS_A1.0, whole genome shotgun sequence, the genomic segment cttaattaattgacaaaaGCTATGCGTATTATATGCCTTGACCattaaataactaatataGACTCTCCGCGTCTATTTTATATGATATGCCCTGTATTCCTCCATGAACCTTTAAAACCACTCTACTACTCTAGCGTTGCAAAACTGTTGGTGAGATTAATTACTAAAGAGGgcattaatgtcaattaattttgGATGCAACATTTTTACCAAATATGAGTTGGGACTTTCTTTCCCCACCCTCAGCTTTGAGTCTAGCTATGTTGACCCTCCGGCAATGATTCAACTAACATTTATGTACTTTTGTTTGGCGGGGTGGaaagcattaattaattttttttttccttaaggggaaaagaaagagagagataggacaaaatccaattaaaatttagattacccaaaaattaggaaaagtggtttttatttcctttggtaaaaaataaagagtacGGAAAGCACAAAAATTTGCTACCATCATAAAGAATCAATTTTGAGTGATAAACCAGTAATTGTCCTTCCTTAGTTGAGAGCACATGCAAAGAGTTTTGATTGCGTCAATCTTGAATCATAACTTCCGAATATTTCTGGAGAACTCTGAGCCGTCTTGATAGTCAAACGTGACTTTGGTATTCCTTTTGCAATAGCCCTCCTCAAGTTCGGTTCAAGTGGGAATTTTGTTGCCCCTGATTATCTTAGATAAATTATCAGCCCCCCCCTCCAAGCCAGGCAGTGCTCAGGAATGAACGCCTAGCTTGGTACAAAAATTAAGGAACAGAACAATGTTTAATTTGTAAGTATGTCCGTGCTGCAGTTTGTAACTTTTTAGGAAAGTATCGTGTGAGGACAGAGCCTGCTGAAACCATTTTCCTTACGAAGTGATATCATTACGCTTTCTCACATTTGAAATACTAATATGAATAAACTGGGGGAAAGCAGTAGAATACACGAGCGACATTATAAATCAATAGCTCCTTTCAACGACATAAATAATCTACTTCTGAATATTTAAGTTTGGGCATTGTAACTTTTGTCTGAACCATACATGGGCAAAAGCATTTTAATCCTCCGATCCTATCGTGACAAAGATTCGAAGCACCAAGAGGAAGAAGCTCAAGCCAACAACACAAGTGGCAACGGCAAGCCCTAAAGAAGGTGCCAAGATTGCATATGTACCCGTAACAAAAGCAATCACCATTGCCCCCATAGCAAGCAATGTCATTGAAAACGCatatttgaacaaatacggaAAATCAAATGTGTTGGATGATATAATGAAGTGAACAAAGACGGCAGAAAGAGAGAGGGTCATGGCTGTAGCGTCCTTTATAATAAAAGCTTGAAAGGCTACGTTTCTGATGAGGACAGCCCAGCCCTTGCCCGGGTGTTGTTCGCCAAAGCCACCGGGTCAGGTGAAAGCTGCAGAGAAAGCTACTGTTGCAATGAGTGCAGCCACAACCCAATGCAACTCTTCTGCTCTATTGACTCTTGTGACGAATCTGTTATACTATTTTCCATGGACACGAATAATGCCCCATCGATATGGTCCACCCTCGACAACTTTTGACAATTCTTGGATTCCTTGATgtaaacacaaaaattattattgttatgatCCTTAAGGTTAATATGGTATTATATATGTACATCGAAGGCTTCGATAATCCAATGtagttttattagtttaatataCCGACCAacttattttatgatttttcaatACAAATACATGTATAACATAACATTTTTAACATCCTATCTatgttattaattagaaattaaatggCGTATATTGTTGTCTTTAGTTCAGGGAACCAAAAAGTAGTATGTCTCAAACATTatcattttgcttttttttttagtaaattaaatcatttgcTATCCGAAAACCACATTTGACCCCAACTAATCCATATCCGAGTCTGGTAGAACCATTAGGCGGCAAAACTCTCCCAACAAGTATTTAATGCAGCTGCATTCTCACGCCTCGAACCGAGAACCTTTATTAAAGTAGAACAGCCAACTAATCTACACGCTTGTTGGTAAACACTATCATTTTGCTTATTAACGGGAAAACGTTTGTCTCTAACTTGTTTAATGATGTGGAAGAATAAGTCCGGATGGCCAGCAGCAAATACATGGAAAGGAGTATTTCTATTGGCATCCTTCCCATTCATAAGCTTGTTGTCCAGTGAAAATCTCTAAGGAAATTATTCAATTGTTTCACACTTAAACTAACCATGGGAAAGTGAAGAACATTCCAGCTTTTGCAGTCCACGATCAGTGTCTGGACATTTGAACATAATTTTCTCCATTACGTTTAGCTGGCCTTGACCGGCTGCCATATGAAGAGCTGTCATCTTCTTGTCCTTTTCAGCTATGTATGCAGAAGATACGTCGAAACTTAATAGCAACGAGGCAATTGAAAAGTAACCATAATTTGCAGCATAATGGAGCGGAGTCCACCCATATTGGTCCGTTTCCTTtctcaaattcttctttttctcaagtATTTTACTCGTTGTATCTGAACAAAATCACCGGATAACaaataagttgacaaaacaagATATAATTTGCATGACCTAAAATTAGCAAGGTTCAAACATTACCTAGATCAAAACTCATGACTGCGGAGTGCAAAGCTGTCTTCCCATCGGGCCCATCATGGGCAACTGACGTGCAGGTTTCTAATGTATTATGGATCACAGTGTCCTTCAAATTGGATTAATATCAGAGCATTTATAGAATTTCATTCAATAAAGTTTTAGCACATAAACTAtataattcaacaaaattttagtACAATACactattaatataaaattaaccaGTCATgactataaaattattactagttagataaaaataaaaatacgcTTGGTTTAAAAGCCAGAAATACAGGTGTTTGCAGCATTGCAGAGCCAAAGAGACccttcaaaatttagaaaattttaagaggCCGCTTGGCGGGGCAACGCAGCTGTCCTTAATGAAGTGAACTTAGAGATGGTATTTGGAAAAATGAGGGGTTTAGTAGCGCCACTCTAACCTAGGCCCGTAACAACAAAATCCACTAACTGTTGACCCGGCCCGACCCGATTTAAAAAAGACCTTATGATATGCCGCTGTTGACCCACACTCTCAAATCCGACTTTCTAGCTTTTAACTCCCAACGCAATGTCCTTCACCGCCGCAAGCGACACCGGCTTCCTCTCGCGCGTGAAGAGAACCACCCAATCCATAAACGCCACGCGTCGCCCTTGGTCCGACTTCCTAGACCTGTCCGCATTCAATCTCCCCCTCTCACTCTCCGACGCCACCACTCGCATAACCCAAAACCTCACTCACTTTCGCTCTAATTACGCCGTAATCACATTACTAGCCCTCTTCTTGAGCCTAATCTACCACCCCGTCTCGATAATCGTCTTCCTGCTGACCCTCGTGGCGTGGTTCTTCTTGTACTTCGCGCGCGACGACCCGTTGACGGTCCTCGGGTTTCAGGTGGACGACCGGGTCGTGATCGGTGCGCTGTTTGCCGTGACGGTGACTGGCTTAGTCTTGACGCACGTGTGGGTTAACGTGTTGGTGTCCGTTGTTGTTGGGGCTGTATTGGTAATTTTGCATGCTTGGTTCAGGAGTACGGATGACCTTGTGATGGAGGATCAAGAATCGCCTTTTGGGGTTTTGCTTGACGATCTTGGTGGTGATAGCGCGCGCGGATCTTATACGggtatttgatttttgttaatGTTTTCAAGGGAACTCTTTTtgttcaaagaaatttaaattgaaactGTCGAAATGTTGAATGGTAGATTGCTTGGATTTGTGTACACTGGTTGGCTGAAACTAAACGTACAAATTGAAACTTTAGCTGATTgctttgtattattattatttggggCTAAAATTATGAGCTGGTGTTTGTTTTGAAGAATGGAATGGAAAGCGAATGGAATTGAAACAGAATTACGTATTTTCTGGAGTGGTTGCAAAATGCTTTGATGAACATAACAGACTATTATCAATTCGTGTTCGACTACATGAACATGTTTCCCTGAGTGATCATTTTTCGATATTGCGTTGTAATTATTGGTACTTGGTGGTCTCTCATCCTCTCTCTCTGCTAGTTGGGTCTTGCCAATTCTGCAATGGACAGGATGATCAAATCTGCAGCCAAAATAGAATTTCTAAACTATCCGGAATTAACATTTGGTGTGTTTTTACATTGTTTCATTTGTGTAATTGCATTTGCATATGAATACTCTTCCTGGACAATGCCTTGTACACTCTTACTTCCTATATTTAGTCACTGCATATCCAAGCTCTCACCTTTTTCACCACataaatcatcattattatgaGAATTAAACATCTCCTCAGCTGCTGGTTTTTCACATATGTACAAAGATATACATTGGATCACAACATTCCGAGCTTCACCACACCATGTATGATGATGAAATTCAGCACA encodes:
- the LOC127902493 gene encoding uncharacterized protein LOC127902493, producing MSFDLDTTSKILEKKKNLRKETDQYGWTPLHYAANYGYFSIASLLLSFDVSSAYIAEKDKKMTALHMAAGQGQLNVMEKIMFKCPDTDRGLQKLECSSLSHG
- the LOC102615275 gene encoding PRA1 family protein D isoform X1 is translated as MSFTAASDTGFLSRVKRTTQSINATRRPWSDFLDLSAFNLPLSLSDATTRITQNLTHFRSNYAVITLLALFLSLIYHPVSIIVFLLTLVAWFFLYFARDDPLTVLGFQVDDRVVIGALFAVTVTGLVLTHVWVNVLVSVVVGAVLVILHAWFRSTDDLVMEDQESPFGVLLDDLGGDSARGSYTEWNGKRMELKQNYVFSGVVAKCFDEHNRLLSIRVRLHEHVSLSDHFSILRCNYWYLVVSHPLSLLVGSCQFCNGQDDQICSQNRISKLSGINIWCVFTLFHLCNCICI
- the LOC102615275 gene encoding PRA1 family protein D isoform X2, coding for MSFTAASDTGFLSRVKRTTQSINATRRPWSDFLDLSAFNLPLSLSDATTRITQNLTHFRSNYAVITLLALFLSLIYHPVSIIVFLLTLVAWFFLYFARDDPLTVLGFQVDDRVVIGALFAVTVTGLVLTHVWVNVLVSVVVGAVLVILHAWFRSTDDLVMEDQESPFGVLLDDLGGDSARGSYTGLQT